The following proteins are encoded in a genomic region of Phragmites australis chromosome 9, lpPhrAust1.1, whole genome shotgun sequence:
- the LOC133929506 gene encoding RNA polymerase sigma factor sigE, chloroplastic/mitochondrial-like yields MTSTVTTPSHPLAAGCRRSAGPTVLSFRGPRRRAPSTSCSALASPEKHSAAKLPLPPPPPQDTATASRTDYSEVAAALESIYKLSPAVVEEKHDEDDKGDKAKKKMKGRVGRSTVIVRSRRRQRGRRMDLGKRVEMKSREGDAGGKQEEEREFEAMLLREHSVSTDMGSLDWKRMKIPPVLSSAQSARLFKTMQPMKAIFEVQESLRDELEREPTDAELAGATHMTVQQLRRRLDVGRAARNKLIKHNLRLVLYAINKYYPDMANDERFDDLCQAGANGLITAIDRFEPKRGFRISTYALFWIRHSIVRAMTLSNFTRFPFAMESERQEIYKAREELAFELGRAPTDEEVVKRVGISPARYRDVLRMTKPTYSLHSRNRVTQEELINEVTDDDAIGVDASKHNTLLRLAIDDLLDSLKPKENLVIRQRFGLDGRGKRTLSEIAGNLSISREMVRKYELKALMKLKHPTRVDYLRRYM; encoded by the exons ATGACGTCCACCGTGACGACTCCCAGCCACCCGCTTGCCGCCGGGTGCCGCCGCTCGGCCGGGCCCACTGTGCTCTCCTTCAGAGGGCCACGGCGACGGGCGCCGTCCACTAGCTGCTCGGCGCTCGCGTCGCCCGAGAAACATAGCGCGGCCAAGCTccctctgccgccgccgccgccgcaggacACGGCAACGGCGTCGAGGACAGACTACAGCGAGGTGGCGGCCGCGCTGGAGAGCATCTACAAGCTCAGCCCCGCCGTGGTCGAAGAGAAGCACGACGAGGACGACAAGGGCGACAAggccaagaagaagatgaagggcAGAGTG GGAAGGAGCACGGTGATCGTGAGGAGCCGGAGGAGGCAGCGGGGGAGGAGGATGGACCTGGGGAAGAGAGTGGAGATGAAGAGCAGGGAGGGGGACGCCGGCGGCAAGCAGGAAGAGGAGCGGGAGTTCGAGGCGATGCTGCTCAGGGAGCATTCGGTGTCCACGGACATGGGCAGCCTCGACTGGAAGCGCATGAAGATCCCGCCGGTTCTCAGCTCAGCCCAGAGCGCGCGCCTCTTCAAGACCATGCAGCCCATGAAG GCGATCTTTGAAGTGCAAGAGAGCTTGCGGGACGAGCTGGAGAGGGAGCCGACCGACGCGGAGCTCGCGGGGGCCACGCACATGACCGTGCAGCAGCTGCGGCGCCGCCTCGACGTCGGCCGTGCCGCCAGGAACAAGCTCATCAAG CACAACCTCCGGCTGGTGTTGTACGCCATCAACAAGTACTACCCGGACATGGCCAACGACGAGAGGTTCGACGACCTCTGCCAGGCCGGCGCCAACGGCCTCATCACCGCCATCGACCGGTTCGAGCCGAAGCGCGGCTTCCGCATTTCGACCTACGCTCTCTTCTGGATCAGGCACTCCATCGTCCGCGCAATGACGCTCTCCAACTTCACACGGTTCCCCTTCGCCATGGAATCG GAGAGGCAGGAGATATACAAGGCCAGGGAGGAGCTGGCGTTCGAGCTCGGGAGGGCGCCCACGGACGAGGAGGTCGTCAAGAGGGTGGGGATATCTCCGGCGCGGTACCGCGACGTGCTGAGGATGACGAAGCCGACCTACTCCCTGCACTCGCGGAACCGCGTGACGCAGGAGGAGCTCATCAACGAGGTCACCGACGACGACGCCATCGGGGTCGACGCCAGCAAGCACAACACGCTCCTCCGCCTAGCCATCGATGATCTC CTGGACTCTCTGAAGCCCAAGGAGAACCTGGTGATCAGGCAGCGGTTCGGGCTGGACGGCAGGGGGAAGCGCACGCTCAGCGAGATCGCCGGCAACCTCAGCATCTCGAGGGAGATGGTCCGCAAGTACGAGCTCAAGGCCCTGATGAAGCTCAAGCATCCGACACGAGTGGACTACCTCCGCAGATACATGTGA
- the LOC133929925 gene encoding uncharacterized protein LOC133929925, translating to MRQFGRHQTFPLVPIRTIPLHVHRYTRKGQPAGHLWADRLAPYVATWAQALQDVVDEARPHTEGNFREYLRWYLPRTRTRVTYTPDDVRGHVASTTETYPVHWDEDAALATDIIYDVNRDAAAAMDRVRQGHHLSASDVASFIRRVFDKTTRALKLTSCRSTTDVAGPPPRTSGAHAESSRPSDVHRRSSVSAPTRPLLSRLGGSEQHGPSAQVPTQPRRLSPVRPQSGTPGTLLPNF from the exons atgcggcagtttggccgtcaccagacattcccgctcgtccccatccgtacaatccccttgcacgtccacag gtacacgcggaaaggccagccagctggccacctctgggcggaccgcttggccccttacgtggcaacatgggcccaagcgctacaggacgtcgttgatgaggcgcgtccccacaccgagggaaactttagggagtacctacggtggtacttacctcgtacgcggactcgtgtcacctacacccctgatgatgtccggggccacgtcgcatcgacaacggagacatacccggtgcattgggacgaggacgccgctttagca acagatatcatttatgatgtaaatagggatgcagctgctgccatggatcgcgtccggcaagggcatcacctaagtgcgtcggatgttgcgagcttcattagacgggttttcgacaagacgacgcgcgccctgaaactcacctcctgccgatctaccacagatgtagcagggccgcctcccaggacgagtggtgcacacgccgagtcgtctcggccgtcagacgtgcaccgccgatcttcagtgtcggcacccacacgaccccttctatcacgtcttggagggtccgagcaacatg gtccgtctgcacaagtcccgacgcagcctcgcagattgagccctgtacgtccacagtcaggtactccgggaacccttcttcctaatttctag